The Arachidicoccus terrestris genome includes the window CAAACAAACAAGGTTATTCAAAACCAGAAATCTGCGGATTTTACCAGAGCGTCCGGAACGATTTACTTTGAGCCCACTTCGGGCCCCGGCATGTATTACATCTATTACATGCCCTACCACTTAAAAGGCACCTATTACCCGAGCACAATATATTTGCCGGTAACTGAACATGCCACAGACGGCTGGCTGCGTGAAATGAATACAACAAAGAACCTGGCGGATGCGCATGCCGTAGCCATTGAGTCTGTAGATGCTTTTAATCAATTTGATCCAATGGAGGTCATTGCAACCCAGCAGGAAACTGCTGCTTTAGTCGCAAAAAATGCCAGTGCTCCTTTTTTGGTATTTCCGGAAGATCGGATGCATCCCATCCGAATGACCGGCGACCTTCCATACCGTTGGATTCAAAAAGGGCCGTCTTTAAGTTTTAAAGACACCACAGACAAGGGTGAAAATTTTGCTTTCCAGCTGGGGCTCTTTGCGCAGCGCTCAGCATTATCCGATGTAAAAGTATTGTTTAGTGATCTTAAAAGTACTACAGGAGCGGTGATTCCTGAGTCGGCACTAGCCTGCATCAACAATACGGGTGTGAATTGGATCGGCCAGCCGGAATCTTTTAAAGTTAATGTACCCAAAGGCCAGGTGCAGGCCCTCTGGTGCACAGTCGCTGTCCCGGAAAATGCGAAGCCTGGTTTATATAAAGGAAAGGCAACGATTACAACTGCGGATGCCGGCGCCAAAACTGTGCAGATTCAACTGAAAGTAACCCCACGGCTCGCCAAAGATCATGGAGTGGATGAACCTTGGAAACAAACCCGGCTAGCCTGGCTGAATTCTACCTTGGCTGAAAAAAATACAGTCATCAAACCGTACACACCGCTTAAAAAATCCGGCAATACGATTGATTTATTAGGCAGAGCGTTTCAGGTTGCAAAAACAGGATTGCCGGGACAGGTTGAAAGTTTTTTTACGACAAGAATGACGTCTATCGGAGACTCGGGGCGGAATCTGCTGACAGAGCCTGTCCACTTTCATTTTACCAAGACAAACGGTAAACAAATTGCATTTACATCGGGAAAGCTACAGTATACACAAATCAGTGAAGGAACAGTTGCCTGGACGGTAGATAATCAATCCGCTGAGCTGGATATGCTGGTTGGTGGCTCCCTTGAATTTGACGGCTTTGTGAACTATACGGTAAAGGTAACCGCCTTACAGGATGTGGAGCTCAGTAATGTTTCACTACATTTGCCAATGGTGCCGGCTGCCAGTAAATATATCATGGGCTTGGGCTATGAAGGTCAGCAGACACCGGCTACAGTTGATTGGAAATGGCAGGTGGCGACCAAAAACCAGGATGGTGCCTGGCTCGGCGATGTCAATGCAGGCCTGCAGTATTCCTTACGAGATGAACATTATGTAAGACCGCTGAATACCAATTTCTATTTGCAGAAGCCGCTGTTATTACCTGTTTCCTGGGGCAATGAAGGTAAAGGAGGTATAAAAATGGGTATGAAAGGCGCCGCTTATCTGGTGGATAACTATACCGGTGCACGTCGTCTTAGAAAAGGAGATACACTATATTTTAATTTTAGGTTACTGATCACACCTTTTCATACGCTGGATACCAAAGATCATTTTGCCAATCGTTATATCCATAAATACCTGAATACCGATACGGCCAGGGCACTTGGGGCAACAGTGATCAACATTCATCAGGGTACACCCATTAACCCTTATATTAATTATCCCTTCATTCGCACCCGTCAAATGAAAGCATACATCGACAGCGCGCACAGGGACGGGATGAAAGTCAAGATCTATAATACGGTAAGAGAGTTATCTAACCGGGCCTATGAGTTGCCGGCGCTATTTAGTTTGGGCCATGAGATCTACTCTGCCGGTAAGGGTGGAGGCTATTCCTGGTTAAGAGAACATTTAGACCAGGATTATATTGCGGCCTGGTACACACCCGAAGAAAAAGACGCAGCTATCGTTAACAGCGGCATGAGCAGGTGGCATAATTATTATGTAGAGGGCATGAATTGGCTAACCAAAAATATCGGGATTGACGGGGTCTATCTGGACGATGTGGCCTTTGACCGCGATATCATGAAAAGAGTCAAAAGGGTGCTGACAACCGGTAACCATCCGGGATTGATTGATCTGCATTCTGCCAGCCAGTATGATAAAGCTGATGGTTTTATTAACAGTGCCATGCTTTACATGGAACTCTTTCCTTACCTGAACAGACTTTGGTTTGGAGAGAAATTCGACTATGAAAATACGTCCAGTGATTATTACCTGACTGAGATGTCAGGCATTCCTTTCGGGCTGATGGGAGAAATGCTGGAAGGGGATGGCAATCCC containing:
- a CDS encoding glycoside hydrolase domain-containing protein gives rise to the protein MQKLFIAGLFSLMASLAIAQTGLMKYRVSKTSWNADSLGNHRAVVQVTSKGTVAKVEVPWRRRDAAPENKGVIVVDAQTNKVIQNQKSADFTRASGTIYFEPTSGPGMYYIYYMPYHLKGTYYPSTIYLPVTEHATDGWLREMNTTKNLADAHAVAIESVDAFNQFDPMEVIATQQETAALVAKNASAPFLVFPEDRMHPIRMTGDLPYRWIQKGPSLSFKDTTDKGENFAFQLGLFAQRSALSDVKVLFSDLKSTTGAVIPESALACINNTGVNWIGQPESFKVNVPKGQVQALWCTVAVPENAKPGLYKGKATITTADAGAKTVQIQLKVTPRLAKDHGVDEPWKQTRLAWLNSTLAEKNTVIKPYTPLKKSGNTIDLLGRAFQVAKTGLPGQVESFFTTRMTSIGDSGRNLLTEPVHFHFTKTNGKQIAFTSGKLQYTQISEGTVAWTVDNQSAELDMLVGGSLEFDGFVNYTVKVTALQDVELSNVSLHLPMVPAASKYIMGLGYEGQQTPATVDWKWQVATKNQDGAWLGDVNAGLQYSLRDEHYVRPLNTNFYLQKPLLLPVSWGNEGKGGIKMGMKGAAYLVDNYTGARRLRKGDTLYFNFRLLITPFHTLDTKDHFANRYIHKYLNTDTARALGATVINIHQGTPINPYINYPFIRTRQMKAYIDSAHRDGMKVKIYNTVRELSNRAYELPALFSLGHEIYSAGKGGGYSWLREHLDQDYIAAWYTPEEKDAAIVNSGMSRWHNYYVEGMNWLTKNIGIDGVYLDDVAFDRDIMKRVKRVLTTGNHPGLIDLHSASQYDKADGFINSAMLYMELFPYLNRLWFGEKFDYENTSSDYYLTEMSGIPFGLMGEMLEGDGNPWRGMVYGMTDRLLWSKTADPRPLWKQWDSFGIGTAEMIGYWATDNPVTTNNPKVPATIYQKKGKVLIAIASWAPKVTEVRLRINWKALGLDPDRVTLQAPRIEKFQEEKTFDPNGTIPVQPGKGWLLELSQH